From a single Streptomyces liliifuscus genomic region:
- a CDS encoding ABC transporter ATP-binding protein: MTRRPSDGPAAGVDTSGDALAADAPAVGAPAVVELRGITKRFPGTLANDSVDLTVRRGEIHALMGENGAGKSTLMSVLYGMERPDAGSIRIEGHEVSFGSPGAAMAAGLGMVHQSFKLFDSLTVAENVVYRAEPRRFGLLDRAAARRRVRELAEEHGLAVDPDARVGDLPVGLRQRVEILKLLHRGARTLILDEPTAVLTPAEADALFAVLRSLTAQGRTVILVTHKLREVLEGSDNVTVLRDGRVVARLRTADTTAAEIATAMTGRAVDLDRVHPEGSPGEVVLDVEGLSTAGVREVQLAVRAGEIVGIAGVAGNGQSELVEALAGLRPVTAGRVGLRGEDITHASATERRSKGLAYVPEDRHAVGTAPAATVADNLAMGHHRTTLSSRHGLLPPSAVRAHARALVERFGIKASTPDVPASALSGGNLQKLLIGRELAHGAPLLLVEQPTRGVDIGAIQAIHDELVAYRDAGHAVLLVSAELSEIRGLADRVLVMYEGRVTASYTKSDADEATLGLAMAGGTAEPVSATAATAAAVATPAPTAAAPNTPAPDGD; this comes from the coding sequence ATGACCCGGCGACCAAGTGACGGACCGGCCGCGGGCGTCGACACCTCCGGTGACGCGCTCGCGGCCGACGCTCCCGCAGTTGGCGCACCCGCGGTCGTCGAGCTGCGCGGCATCACCAAGCGCTTCCCCGGCACCCTCGCCAACGACTCGGTCGACCTGACCGTCCGGCGCGGCGAGATCCACGCCCTGATGGGCGAGAACGGCGCGGGCAAGTCCACGCTGATGTCCGTCCTGTACGGGATGGAGCGGCCTGACGCGGGGTCGATACGGATCGAGGGGCACGAGGTGTCCTTCGGGAGCCCGGGCGCCGCGATGGCCGCCGGGCTCGGCATGGTCCACCAGAGCTTCAAGCTGTTCGACTCGCTGACGGTCGCCGAGAACGTCGTCTACCGGGCCGAGCCGCGCCGTTTCGGCCTGCTGGACCGGGCGGCGGCGCGGCGCCGGGTGCGTGAACTCGCCGAGGAGCACGGCCTCGCCGTCGATCCGGACGCCAGGGTCGGCGACCTGCCGGTCGGACTGCGGCAGCGCGTCGAGATCCTGAAACTGCTGCACCGCGGCGCCCGTACGCTCATCCTCGACGAGCCGACGGCCGTGCTCACGCCCGCCGAGGCCGACGCCCTGTTCGCGGTCCTACGGTCGCTGACCGCGCAGGGCCGCACGGTGATCCTTGTCACGCACAAACTGCGTGAGGTGCTCGAAGGCAGCGACAACGTCACGGTCCTGCGGGACGGCAGGGTGGTCGCGCGGCTGCGCACCGCCGACACGACCGCCGCCGAGATCGCGACCGCGATGACCGGCCGCGCGGTCGACCTGGACCGGGTCCACCCCGAGGGCAGCCCCGGTGAGGTCGTGCTGGACGTCGAGGGGCTGAGCACAGCGGGTGTGCGGGAGGTCCAACTGGCCGTCCGTGCCGGGGAGATCGTCGGTATCGCAGGGGTCGCGGGCAACGGCCAGAGCGAACTCGTCGAGGCGCTCGCCGGACTGCGGCCGGTCACGGCCGGGCGGGTCGGTCTTCGGGGCGAGGACATCACGCACGCCTCGGCGACCGAGCGGCGCTCGAAGGGCCTCGCGTACGTGCCGGAGGACCGCCACGCGGTCGGCACCGCGCCCGCGGCGACCGTCGCGGACAACCTCGCGATGGGCCACCACCGCACCACACTCTCCTCACGGCACGGACTGCTGCCGCCCTCGGCGGTACGTGCCCACGCGCGCGCACTCGTCGAACGCTTCGGCATCAAGGCGTCCACACCCGACGTACCGGCCTCCGCACTGTCCGGCGGCAACCTCCAGAAGCTCCTGATCGGCCGCGAACTCGCCCACGGGGCACCGCTGTTGCTGGTCGAACAGCCCACCCGGGGAGTGGACATCGGCGCGATCCAGGCCATCCACGACGAGCTCGTCGCCTACCGCGACGCGGGCCACGCCGTCCTCCTCGTCTCCGCCGAACTCAGCGAGATCCGCGGCCTCGCCGACCGGGTCCTGGTGATGTACGAGGGCCGGGTGACGGCTTCGTACACCAAGTCGGACGCGGACGAGGCGACGCTAGGCCTGGCGATGGCGGGCGGCACGGCCGAGCCCGTATCCGCAACAGCAGCCACAGCAGCCGCCGTCGCGACACCGGCCCCGACGGCCGCCGCGCCCAACACCCCCGCGCCGGACGGAGACTGA
- a CDS encoding ABC transporter permease translates to MARPSTDRIAGALRSPVTFSVLAGLVIGALFLVGTGADPFAAYGAVVTGSLGADGIGATLSTGTSVLGMALALAIPLRAGLINLGGDGQMVLGGIAAAVTGLYSPLPAPLTVVLALLAGITAGAAYAALAALCENRFGVPLLVSSLLLSYPATSFASYLVRYPLKEPGSSLPQTRRLPDGVALPAFGTSTVTFGLVLVVLAAAAYWFADRRTAIGYEIRMTGLNPRFAAYAGVERKGLTLRLMATSGALAGLVGAIGVLSFPYRFLDGSLTAPGYTWTGLTAALLAAAAPLGTVLASFFFAVLQVGGLSMERTTEVPRELTQVLQAIVIVFLAARLSFPRRRRKTAQEPIAQGEFA, encoded by the coding sequence ATGGCCCGCCCATCGACGGACCGCATCGCGGGGGCGCTCCGCTCCCCCGTCACCTTCTCCGTGCTCGCCGGGCTCGTCATCGGCGCGCTGTTCCTGGTCGGCACGGGCGCCGATCCGTTCGCCGCGTACGGGGCCGTCGTCACCGGCTCGCTCGGGGCCGACGGGATCGGAGCGACGCTCAGCACCGGGACCAGTGTGCTGGGGATGGCGCTCGCGCTGGCGATTCCGCTGCGCGCCGGGCTCATCAACCTCGGCGGGGACGGCCAGATGGTGCTCGGCGGCATCGCGGCCGCCGTCACCGGGCTGTACTCGCCGCTGCCCGCGCCGCTCACCGTCGTGCTCGCGCTCCTCGCCGGGATCACGGCGGGTGCCGCGTACGCCGCGCTGGCCGCGCTCTGCGAGAACCGGTTCGGGGTGCCGCTGCTGGTGAGCAGCCTGTTGCTCAGCTATCCGGCGACCTCGTTCGCCTCCTATCTGGTGCGGTATCCGCTCAAGGAGCCCGGATCCAGCCTGCCCCAGACGCGGCGGCTCCCCGACGGCGTGGCGCTGCCCGCCTTCGGTACGTCGACCGTGACGTTCGGGCTGGTTCTCGTCGTGCTCGCGGCGGCCGCCTACTGGTTCGCCGACCGGCGCACGGCCATCGGGTACGAGATCCGCATGACCGGCCTCAATCCCCGCTTCGCCGCGTACGCGGGCGTGGAACGCAAGGGGCTCACCCTCCGGTTGATGGCCACTTCCGGCGCGCTCGCCGGACTGGTCGGCGCGATCGGCGTACTGAGCTTCCCGTACCGCTTCCTCGACGGTTCGCTGACGGCGCCCGGCTACACCTGGACGGGTCTTACCGCGGCGCTGCTCGCGGCGGCGGCCCCGCTGGGCACCGTGCTGGCGTCGTTCTTCTTCGCCGTGCTGCAGGTCGGCGGGCTCTCCATGGAGCGCACCACGGAGGTCCCGCGCGAGCTGACTCAGGTGTTGCAGGCCA